From a region of the bacterium genome:
- a CDS encoding DUF2191 domain-containing protein: MRTTLTLDDDVAAKLKSESRKSGKSFRETVNDFLRIGLNSNKQTKPGKKFRVKTRNLYPREGLNFDNIGELLEQVEGPSHK, from the coding sequence ATGCGTACGACACTAACCTTAGACGACGATGTTGCCGCGAAACTGAAATCCGAATCAAGAAAATCAGGAAAATCTTTTCGCGAAACAGTCAACGATTTTCTCCGAATAGGACTGAACAGCAATAAACAAACGAAACCGGGCAAGAAATTTCGGGTAAAAACACGAAATCTGTATCCGAGAGAAGGCTTGAATTTCGACAATATCGGGGAGTTATTGGAGCAGGTGGAAGGGCCTTCTCATAAATGA